The genomic window ACCATGAGCATTCATATCCCTTCGATGAACGTTATCAAtacttattctatatttatctattaaatttttacctaaaaatattatattcaaatttcatattacaaactcattattgttaaataaatacgttATCGTTCCAATTAGTATCTATAATAGGAGGAATCAAGTTTATtgaccaaaataaaattatcaatggaCTTTATTGACAAttgtgaaaacaattttaacaagtatttttctgaaaacttatataatacaacgttGAAAAaggtacaatacataatataataataccctttaataatttaattgttctaagaataaatttaatcaacatAATACCAATTTagtcaacaatatattaaaaaagaaaaattatacatagcaagtgattatatttacataatttacttcttaaaaattaattcttttaatcctatactattttacaattatactttggaacttacttaaaaatattatttcaaattttaacagatgataaaattctttataatttattaatttaatgaaaattcaaaCACTTTTGAATAGAACAGATGTATTGAaacaattgtaatttgttttcacattcgaaaataatgaataattttacttagctagaacttaatgttaatatactgaaattaaaataagatcttaaatttaattacctatgtacCATACGTAATGTAcatatgtacatttaatacttaaacacaaaattaagactatttattgaattactcagccttttaattaattttatgcctaaaacaataatcataactttgatttttaaagattcGTTTGTggtaattctaattttattcagTTACATTTCAACATAATTGTCTTACATATGAGGAAGTGGATTCaatttaaaggtaataatttttaaatatttaaatatatgtacaaatgTACCAATAGgatttacaacaaatattattttatcatatttaagccaatattttttattaaagatatgaaataaataagatattctgtataatattaacagtagAATTCATATACTTAGAAAAGCAATTAATTAGGTGGTTTAGGAATGTTTTTCCTCCtgtcaattttatattcaccaataaattgaataggtactaacttgaaaaataagaataaaattaactcaaTGTTATAGGAAACAGatgattaagtttaataacacAAACGATTGTTTAAGATCTCATAACATATCCTTTTCCTTAACTTAGGCATATCATCTTGTACAAAATCTAATTTTGCATCACGAGATAGATACTCTGCATTGACACAGGTAAATACTCCACAATCATAACCGTTTTCTTGTTTAGGACAATCTTCAGCATTCATTATTTTCCATCCGCTACAGTCAAGTTGTTCATTCTTCTTGTTCTCATGCTCTTGTTTTAGgtagtcaaaaataatatttaaacaacgaGAATTTCCACCTCCtaaactatcataatattttacggttTTTTCAATGAAGTTCACACATACAAGACACCAATGGTTACCCAAATGAATAGgactgaacatttttttacatgcaaatatatctttttttcttGACCACCGACGAACAGATTGATATCCTTGTTctctgtaaaaaattaatattaaagtaaaaacaagttaaaaatgaattaaattataaattttataacttacgataatttagtataaaaaaatgtatcaaatgaGTGTATATTAATTGGATCACGATCAACtatcatacttaaataatgatttataacttCATCATTTAACCAAGCAGTAGgtgaataaatagtttttaaatccattcttttaatatttttcccgTTTACAACATACTCATTTAATGGTCCTGACATTTTAAGTGCAATTGATTCACATATCTCTTTAGAATAACCAGGAAAAATAGCATTTATCTTTTGAGGttctattttacataattcttTTTTCATAATCTCTAGTTTTTCTTGGAAAATATCTTCGGGTGATTTTTGCTGAGTTTTTGaagtagaatttaaaattgcagCTGCTTGTTTCTCTTTGAATTTTCTTAGTATacgttcataaaataattcatgctTGATTATTCTATTCTTGTGAAGACTTAATTCTGGAATGTCCAAATTTTCTTTACCAGATGTCTGagatatttttgattgatttaaaacattttctttatgAATAGTTATTGGCGATCTAGTACTAGAAATTGAAGTGTTGATTTCTGGTTTTGGCGtaacataatgttttaaaatcattgcAAATGACTTATCTATGTTAGAATTAGTTGatgtatcattaatttttaatgcggAAAATCCACCTTCCATACTTGAACTTAATTTTTCCAttcctataaattaaaattatattaatctacatgtatataaaaatgaatcactAATTCCCTTAATCACAGCATCACATGCAAATCGGCTGGACCGATTTCGCTAATTCTTTTTTTGGCTTTATTCGTAATTATTAGGACAAGGTTTTAATGtaagaaaaagttaagaaCGTTGcacggaaaattaaaataatacctgattactattattattattactattttatttacagtaaCCATGGTCTAtggtaacaatttattattattattatatattttcctcATTTTTGTCACATTTTTCACTGACGATTCGCACCTATTAGCAGcgtaattttatatagcttAAAGCCTTCCTCGACAAATGGGCTATCCaacacaaaaacaattttttaattcaaaccaGTAGTTCTTGAGATTAGCGCGTTCAAACAAACAATTTCTTCAGCTTAATCTCTATactctatatacattatacagggtgatttttttatcaaacaacactcattatttccaaaagtattcatttttttgaaaatatttttttacatagtttcaaattgttaaaaaaacaacatttttataaaaaaattatatttttaaatattttttatccttataattttttaagttttttacatttttgaatgacaacatagatttttaatttcatattccaaaacagaataattttctgagtaattcgatacatatatatcg from Aphis gossypii isolate Hap1 chromosome 1, ASM2018417v2, whole genome shotgun sequence includes these protein-coding regions:
- the LOC114124595 gene encoding uncharacterized protein LOC114124595 gives rise to the protein MGFFNSLRNIKRWFTDKAGFSGPRGPTKRKHEECESLNNKRVRMDDSLVEIVEISDESLSETEEVEITEPELSTVPLRASPPVMLIESRQHPRRTISPVRTRNLSESNEEDCKIKIISAYSLPNPQLITNRSTEMVRSASSKAILEDKSSITASMNGMEKLSSSMEGGFSALKINDTSTNSNIDKSFAMILKHYVTPKPEINTSISSTRSPITIHKENVLNQSKISQTSGKENLDIPELSLHKNRIIKHELFYERILRKFKEKQAAAILNSTSKTQQKSPEDIFQEKLEIMKKELCKIEPQKINAIFPGYSKEICESIALKMSGPLNEYVVNGKNIKRMDLKTIYSPTAWLNDEVINHYLSMIVDRDPINIHSFDTFFYTKLSEQGYQSVRRWSRKKDIFACKKMFSPIHLGNHWCLVCVNFIEKTVKYYDSLGGGNSRCLNIIFDYLKQEHENKKNEQLDCSGWKIMNAEDCPKQENGYDCGVFTCVNAEYLSRDAKLDFVQDDMPKLRKRICYEILNNRLCY